TGCTGCCGGTTGTCTTCATCGTACTCATGGCGCCCGTCGCGGCGACGGCGCACGGCCTGGACCACACCATCGCCGGCGACCGCGCGGTCGTGGTGACGCTGACGTACGACGACGGCGCCCCCTTCTCCTTCGAAACCTGCGAGGTCACGCCGCCCGCCGCGGATGCGCCGTCGCAGGTCGGCCGCACCGACCGCCGCGGACGTGTCGTGTTCCTGGCGGACCGGCCCGGCGACTGGCGGGTGCGCGTCGTGGCCCAGGACGGCCACGGCGCCGACCTGACGGTGCCGATCGGCGCCGACCTGCTGCCGTCGCAGGACCATGCGGCCGGCCCCACCCGTCCCGTCAAGCTCGTCACCGGCGTGTCGGTGCTGTTCGGCATCTTCGGCGTCGTCGCCCTGCTGATGTCCAGGAGGAAACCATGATCCGCCCGCGCACCCGCGGCCTCGCCGCCTTCGTAGTCCTGTCCGCCTCCCTGCTGTCGGCGGGCGCGGCGACCGCCCATCACGGCGTCGCATCGCTCGGCGTCGCCGGGCTCGCCGGACCCGGCGCGCCGCTGGAGACTTCCAGTTCGCAGACGCTGCCGCGCGCCGCCTGGCTGGCCTGCGTCAAGATCGACCAGCCGACGTTCGAGGCCTTCACGCCGGAGCGCGACGGCGAGGGCGACCGCAGCACCTTCATGATGTTCGGCCTGGGCTACGGCGTGCGGCCCTGGCTGTCGGTCTACGCCTTCCTGCCGTTCAGCGCCAAGACGGTGCAGGACAACTCCTACAACACGGCCGGCTTCACCGACCTCTCGTTCGTCGCCGTGGCCG
This genomic interval from bacterium contains the following:
- a CDS encoding ABC transporter permease, translated to MRAALLPVVFIVLMAPVAATAHGLDHTIAGDRAVVVTLTYDDGAPFSFETCEVTPPAADAPSQVGRTDRRGRVVFLADRPGDWRVRVVAQDGHGADLTVPIGADLLPSQDHAAGPTRPVKLVTGVSVLFGIFGVVALLMSRRKP